A genome region from Paradevosia shaoguanensis includes the following:
- a CDS encoding dipeptide ABC transporter ATP-binding protein — translation MTDLPALEISRLSVGYAGENGIIPAVEDVSLSIAPGEFVGLAGESGCGKSTIAQSILRLLRAPGVITGGAIRISGNDMLALDDDKVRNLRWNTASIVLQNSLTSLNPVKRIGWQLQEVLDRAKGIETARRTPAELLEMVDIDPARLRAFPHELSGGQRQRVVIAMALALRPALVILDEPTTALDVIVQQEIFVTIKALQRRMGFAVLLITHDLPLLFEVADRIAVMKDGKIVESASIADFLAHPRHPYSRMLMGATPRLDLSTIEPAPTPAPAAKPVLEIDHLTKAYGAHPWSRAAALTAVNEVSLRVAPREIVAIVGASGSGKSTLGRMVTGLLQPTSGQILVDGQTPIPVSRRRKGQPRSAQMVFQDVYGSLNPLHTIGHHIRRAVASAPNGIKAGDIEKRVAELLTEVGLTPPASYLDRRPHELSGGQRQRVGLARALAASPKLLVADEPVSMLDVSIRRDILALIARLRDEQGVAVLYITHDVISAGYIADRIVVMHRGQIVEQGPARAVLANPQHDYTRRLIAAVPGGLAPASPASLQPVT, via the coding sequence ATGACTGATCTTCCCGCGCTCGAAATCTCGCGTCTCTCGGTCGGCTATGCCGGCGAAAACGGCATCATCCCCGCCGTCGAGGATGTCTCGCTCTCCATTGCCCCGGGCGAATTCGTCGGCCTGGCCGGCGAGTCCGGCTGCGGCAAGTCGACCATCGCCCAGTCCATCCTGCGCCTGCTGCGCGCGCCCGGCGTCATCACCGGCGGCGCCATCAGGATCAGCGGCAACGACATGCTCGCGCTGGACGATGACAAGGTCCGCAACCTGCGCTGGAACACGGCCTCCATCGTTCTCCAGAACTCGCTGACCTCGCTCAATCCCGTCAAGCGCATCGGCTGGCAGCTTCAGGAAGTGCTCGATCGCGCCAAGGGCATCGAAACCGCCCGGCGCACGCCTGCCGAACTGCTCGAAATGGTCGACATCGATCCGGCCCGCCTGCGCGCCTTCCCGCACGAGCTTTCGGGTGGCCAGCGTCAGCGCGTCGTCATCGCCATGGCCCTTGCCCTGCGCCCGGCGCTCGTCATTCTCGACGAGCCCACCACGGCGCTCGACGTCATCGTGCAGCAGGAGATCTTCGTCACCATCAAGGCCCTGCAGAGGCGCATGGGGTTTGCCGTCCTCCTCATCACCCACGACCTGCCGCTCCTCTTCGAGGTGGCCGATCGGATCGCCGTGATGAAGGACGGCAAGATCGTCGAAAGCGCCTCCATCGCCGATTTTCTGGCCCACCCCAGGCACCCCTATTCGCGCATGCTGATGGGCGCGACGCCCCGCCTCGACCTTTCCACCATCGAACCAGCTCCCACCCCCGCACCGGCCGCCAAGCCGGTGCTGGAGATCGACCATCTCACCAAGGCCTACGGCGCTCATCCATGGTCCCGTGCCGCCGCCCTGACCGCCGTCAACGAGGTCTCGCTCCGCGTTGCGCCCAGGGAAATCGTGGCCATCGTCGGCGCCTCGGGCAGCGGCAAGTCGACGCTCGGCCGCATGGTCACCGGCCTCCTGCAGCCGACTTCCGGCCAGATCCTCGTCGATGGCCAGACGCCGATCCCGGTGTCGCGCCGCCGCAAGGGCCAGCCGCGCTCCGCCCAGATGGTTTTCCAGGACGTCTACGGCTCGCTCAACCCGCTGCACACCATCGGTCATCACATCCGCCGCGCTGTCGCCTCCGCGCCCAACGGTATCAAGGCTGGCGATATCGAAAAGCGCGTCGCCGAACTCCTCACCGAAGTCGGCCTCACGCCCCCCGCCAGCTACCTCGACCGCCGACCCCACGAACTCTCTGGCGGCCAGCGCCAGCGCGTCGGGCTCGCCCGTGCGCTCGCTGCCTCCCCGAAGCTGCTGGTCGCCGACGAGCCCGTCTCAATGCTCGACGTCTCGATCCGCCGCGACATCCTCGCGCTCATCGCGCGCCTGCGTGACGAGCAGGGCGTGGCCGTCCTCTACATCACCCATGACGTCATCAGCGCCGGCTACATCGCCGACCGGATCGTCGTCATGCATCGCGGGCAAATCGTGGAGCAGGGGCCCGCCAGGGCGGTGCTCGCCAACCCGCAGCACGACTACACCCGCCGCCTCATTGCCGCCGTGCCCGGAGGCCTCGCGCCCGCCAGCCCGGCCAGCCTCCAACCAGTGACCTGA
- a CDS encoding ABC transporter permease encodes MALVDTFGARARRQLLGSVPVAIGVVILGALIIVCALARWLAPYNPTRAVGGINEPPSLAHLFGTTGQGQDVLSQFLYGGQNTLWVAFAIAVLTTLIALVVALTSAYFRGWVDDTLTLVSNVFLVIPGLPLVVVLAAFLPPGSFTIIIVLTLTGWAFGARLFRSQALTLREREFIAAAEDVGESRWRIVAVELLPNMGSVVAAYFVNQVIFAITAQASLEFLGLGNGGQVTWGTMLFWAQNTSALIRGAWWTFVVPGMAIALTAFSLALINNAVDELGNPRLRADRLLRRAGFRKPSASLMTPVKRND; translated from the coding sequence ATGGCCCTTGTCGATACCTTCGGCGCCCGCGCGCGCCGCCAGCTCCTCGGTTCCGTGCCGGTCGCCATCGGCGTCGTCATCCTCGGTGCCCTCATCATCGTCTGCGCTCTCGCCCGCTGGCTTGCGCCCTACAACCCCACCCGCGCCGTCGGCGGCATCAACGAGCCACCATCGCTCGCCCACCTCTTCGGCACGACAGGGCAGGGGCAGGATGTCCTCAGCCAGTTCCTCTATGGCGGCCAGAACACGCTCTGGGTCGCCTTCGCCATCGCGGTGCTCACCACGCTGATCGCCTTGGTCGTCGCTCTCACCAGCGCCTATTTCCGCGGCTGGGTCGATGACACGCTGACCCTCGTGTCCAACGTCTTCCTCGTCATCCCCGGCCTGCCGCTGGTCGTGGTGCTGGCGGCCTTCCTGCCCCCGGGCTCCTTCACCATCATCATCGTGCTCACGCTTACCGGCTGGGCGTTCGGCGCGCGCCTCTTCCGCTCCCAGGCGCTTACCCTGCGCGAACGCGAATTCATCGCCGCGGCCGAAGATGTCGGCGAAAGCCGCTGGCGCATCGTGGCGGTCGAGCTCCTGCCCAATATGGGCTCGGTCGTCGCCGCCTATTTCGTCAACCAGGTCATCTTCGCCATCACCGCCCAGGCTTCGCTCGAATTCCTCGGCCTCGGCAATGGCGGGCAGGTGACCTGGGGCACCATGCTCTTCTGGGCGCAGAATACCTCCGCCCTCATTCGCGGCGCCTGGTGGACCTTTGTCGTGCCCGGCATGGCGATCGCCCTGACCGCCTTCTCCCTGGCCCTCATAAACAACGCCGTCGACGAACTCGGCAATCCGCGCCTGCGCGCCGATCGCCTGCTGCGTCGTGCCGGCTTCCGCAAGCCCAGTGCCTCCCTGATGACCCCGGTGAAGCGCAATGACTGA
- a CDS encoding ABC transporter permease, whose translation MYYVLKRLAFYLLAAFVAITVNFFIPRLTPGDPASTIVATYSTSMNEESLRALKMAYGLTDEPLIQQYFTYLGNIFKGDFGRSLSQFPAPVLSVIGAGFGWSALLGLTAVALSFVIGSTLGALAAWRRGGFFDRVAPPVLLFLGSFPYFFLALLLFYLFCFKLGWFPMGNAYSSVNPPPFTLSGIGDVLFHLIMPAFTIVLVSLGPWTLNMRNSMIGVLSEDYLTLAEAKGLKPRRVLFDHAVRTALLPNITALGAAIGGVFSGQLLTEIVFTYPGLGYALMRAVSAVDYPLMQALFLIITLSVLAANFLVDTLYVLLDPRVRTGGEA comes from the coding sequence ATGTATTATGTGCTCAAGCGGCTGGCATTCTATCTGCTGGCGGCCTTCGTCGCGATCACCGTGAATTTCTTCATTCCGCGTCTGACGCCGGGCGATCCGGCCTCCACGATCGTGGCCACCTATTCGACCTCGATGAACGAGGAATCGCTGCGCGCGCTCAAGATGGCCTACGGCCTCACCGATGAGCCGCTGATCCAGCAATACTTCACCTATCTCGGCAACATCTTCAAAGGCGATTTCGGCCGCTCGCTCTCGCAATTTCCCGCGCCCGTGCTCTCGGTCATCGGTGCCGGCTTCGGCTGGTCCGCCCTCCTGGGTCTTACTGCCGTCGCGCTGAGCTTCGTCATCGGCTCCACTCTTGGTGCGCTCGCGGCCTGGCGTCGTGGCGGCTTCTTCGATCGCGTGGCGCCGCCGGTCCTGCTGTTCCTCGGCTCCTTCCCCTATTTCTTCCTCGCGCTCCTGCTCTTCTATCTCTTCTGCTTCAAGCTCGGCTGGTTCCCGATGGGCAATGCCTATTCGAGCGTCAACCCGCCACCCTTCACCCTTTCCGGCATCGGTGATGTGCTGTTCCACCTCATCATGCCCGCCTTCACCATCGTCCTGGTCTCGCTCGGTCCCTGGACGCTCAACATGCGCAATTCCATGATCGGCGTGCTGAGCGAGGACTACCTGACCCTTGCCGAGGCCAAAGGCCTCAAGCCCCGCCGCGTGCTCTTCGATCACGCCGTGCGCACCGCGCTCCTGCCCAACATCACGGCGCTGGGCGCAGCCATCGGCGGCGTCTTCTCGGGCCAGTTGCTCACCGAGATCGTCTTCACTTATCCCGGCCTGGGCTACGCCCTGATGCGCGCCGTGAGCGCGGTGGATTACCCGCTCATGCAGGCGCTCTTCCTCATCATCACCCTGTCCGTGCTCGCCGCCAATTTCCTCGTCGACACGCTCTACGTGCTGCTCGATCCGCGCGTCCGTACCGGAGGGGAAGCGTAA
- a CDS encoding ABC transporter substrate-binding protein, translating into MFATVMGAALAVGPMVVQPALAEVPVDQLVRIVAEGGSSFTRTFNPFSPTTRWVSLRTIYEPLMIQNYATGKLDPWLGTEYKWSDDALTLTVTLRNDVKWSDGQPFSADDVAFTFNLMHDNPGLIGPAAGAFDQYLKSVEAVDPTTVKFTFNTAYTPGLFSLVDQFIVPQHVWKDVKDPVTFENPDPVGTGPFTTIDAFGTDRYQVTQNPNYWQPLKIQGVFVQGFNGNDQVSAAVLAGNIDWGGLVPDPDTTFVPLDPEHFGYWWPRTSVVQLQANTTDPNLGDVNVRKAISMALDRQRMINTGVWGKSVPANATGLPEAPFKDWLDAKVIADGQGWVTMDPDAANKLLDDSGYAKGADGIRVGKDGKPLKYDIIVPSGWNDWVSASQIVAENLKDVGIDVTLRTTTADSWTNSTFTGQFQLSLGTAQRTATPFEFYRNNMATTSVKPVGTASPNNQQRYGDPKVDELLAKFAASTDPAAQKAIIAELEGMFSAAAPAIPLYEQPDWGLYNTRRFTGFPNEKDPYAPLSLQMTNGPLLVWPHLERRPE; encoded by the coding sequence TTGTTCGCCACGGTGATGGGGGCCGCGCTCGCGGTCGGTCCGATGGTCGTCCAGCCGGCGCTGGCCGAGGTGCCGGTGGATCAACTGGTCCGCATCGTGGCCGAGGGCGGCAGCAGCTTCACGCGCACCTTCAACCCGTTCTCGCCCACCACCCGCTGGGTTAGCCTGCGCACCATCTACGAACCGCTGATGATCCAGAACTACGCGACGGGCAAGCTCGATCCGTGGCTGGGCACCGAGTACAAGTGGTCCGATGACGCGCTCACCCTCACGGTGACGCTGCGCAACGACGTCAAATGGTCCGATGGCCAGCCCTTCTCGGCCGACGACGTCGCCTTCACCTTCAATCTCATGCACGACAATCCCGGCCTCATCGGCCCGGCTGCCGGCGCATTCGACCAATACCTCAAGTCCGTCGAGGCCGTGGACCCGACCACCGTCAAGTTCACCTTCAACACCGCCTATACGCCCGGCCTCTTCTCGCTGGTCGACCAGTTCATCGTCCCCCAGCACGTCTGGAAGGACGTCAAGGACCCGGTGACCTTCGAGAACCCGGATCCGGTCGGCACCGGCCCCTTCACCACCATCGATGCCTTCGGCACCGATCGCTACCAGGTCACGCAGAACCCCAATTACTGGCAACCCCTCAAGATCCAGGGCGTCTTCGTCCAGGGCTTTAACGGCAACGACCAGGTGAGCGCCGCCGTCCTCGCTGGCAATATCGATTGGGGTGGTCTCGTGCCCGACCCTGACACCACCTTCGTGCCGCTCGATCCCGAGCATTTCGGCTATTGGTGGCCCCGCACCTCAGTCGTGCAGCTCCAGGCCAACACCACCGATCCCAACCTCGGCGACGTCAACGTCCGCAAGGCCATCAGCATGGCGCTCGATCGCCAGCGCATGATCAATACCGGCGTCTGGGGCAAGTCCGTGCCCGCCAACGCCACCGGCCTGCCCGAAGCGCCGTTCAAGGATTGGCTCGATGCCAAGGTCATCGCCGATGGCCAGGGCTGGGTCACCATGGATCCGGATGCGGCCAACAAGCTCCTCGACGATTCCGGCTACGCCAAGGGTGCCGACGGTATCCGCGTCGGCAAGGACGGCAAGCCCCTCAAGTACGATATCATCGTGCCCTCGGGCTGGAACGACTGGGTTTCCGCCTCCCAGATCGTGGCCGAAAACCTCAAGGATGTCGGCATCGACGTAACCCTGCGCACCACCACCGCCGATAGCTGGACGAACTCGACCTTCACCGGCCAGTTCCAGCTCTCGCTCGGCACCGCGCAGCGCACCGCCACCCCGTTCGAGTTCTACCGCAACAACATGGCGACGACTTCGGTCAAGCCGGTCGGCACGGCCTCGCCCAACAACCAGCAGCGCTATGGCGACCCCAAGGTCGATGAGCTGCTGGCCAAGTTCGCGGCCTCCACCGATCCTGCCGCGCAGAAGGCGATCATCGCCGAGCTTGAAGGCATGTTCTCGGCCGCCGCGCCGGCCATCCCGCTCTACGAGCAGCCCGATTGGGGTCTCTACAACACCCGTCGGTTCACGGGTTTCCCCAACGAGAAGGACCCGTATGCGCCGCTCAGCCTGCAGATGACCAATGGTCCGCTGCTCGTCTGGCCGCATCTCGAACGCCGCCCCGAATAG
- a CDS encoding ROK family transcriptional regulator, protein MEVLAGSPRLLRNLNEKAVLERLLDQGSLTRMELEAFTGLSKPAVSDLLRRLESARLIRRDGEKAGTYGPKAGLWSLEPRSACVAGVGVTPHGLDVAIADITGALLAEAQIPKTPSESYLAGPELHRVIDEAASRAGIAVKDLDQVVVGLPGIVDIQTGHLRKGQQLRNWEGFDIPASLMSSLGHNHVIVENDVNLVALEEMAVGAAKGVQTFILFFVGEGVGGALVQAGRLVRGTTGSAGELGGAVVPERLAAPGEAVRVTLLENLLSVEGIDALLTAHGLSNADHAAAVQAAAADADRHGAFLDELAYRFAVGLAGAIGILDPDMVVLAGEIGQAGGRVLAQRVSALLAALPIALPQIVPTAVSAKAVRAGAIELALEYARDRVFTGGSAARGLP, encoded by the coding sequence ATGGAAGTCCTCGCTGGAAGCCCCCGGCTTCTTCGCAATCTCAATGAGAAGGCAGTCCTCGAGCGGCTGCTCGATCAGGGCTCCCTGACGCGGATGGAACTCGAGGCCTTTACCGGCCTTTCCAAGCCCGCCGTCTCCGATCTCCTCCGTCGTCTCGAAAGTGCGCGCCTCATCCGCCGCGATGGCGAAAAGGCCGGCACCTACGGCCCCAAGGCCGGCCTCTGGTCGCTCGAACCGCGTTCGGCCTGCGTTGCCGGCGTCGGCGTCACGCCCCACGGCCTCGACGTCGCCATCGCCGATATCACCGGCGCGCTCCTCGCCGAGGCGCAGATCCCCAAGACGCCCTCCGAGTCCTACCTCGCTGGCCCCGAACTCCACCGCGTCATCGATGAAGCCGCCTCCCGCGCCGGCATCGCCGTCAAAGATCTCGACCAGGTCGTGGTCGGCCTCCCCGGCATCGTCGACATCCAGACCGGGCATCTCCGCAAGGGCCAGCAACTGCGCAACTGGGAAGGCTTCGATATCCCGGCCTCCCTCATGTCCTCGCTCGGCCACAACCACGTCATCGTCGAGAACGACGTGAACCTCGTCGCCCTCGAGGAAATGGCGGTCGGCGCGGCCAAGGGCGTGCAGACCTTCATCCTTTTCTTCGTGGGCGAGGGCGTCGGCGGCGCGCTGGTGCAGGCCGGCCGCCTCGTGCGCGGCACCACCGGCAGCGCCGGCGAACTCGGCGGTGCCGTCGTTCCCGAGCGCCTGGCTGCTCCCGGCGAAGCCGTCCGCGTCACGCTTCTCGAAAACCTGCTCTCGGTCGAAGGCATAGATGCGCTGCTCACCGCGCACGGCCTCTCCAATGCCGATCACGCCGCCGCCGTCCAGGCTGCCGCCGCCGATGCCGATCGACACGGCGCCTTCCTCGACGAGCTGGCCTATCGCTTCGCCGTGGGCCTTGCCGGCGCCATCGGCATTCTCGATCCCGACATGGTGGTGCTGGCTGGCGAGATCGGCCAGGCCGGAGGGCGCGTCCTGGCGCAGCGCGTGAGCGCGCTGCTCGCTGCCCTCCCCATCGCATTGCCGCAAATCGTCCCGACCGCAGTGAGCGCCAAAGCCGTGCGCGCCGGGGCCATCGAACTCGCGCTCGAATACGCACGAGACCGAGTGTTCACGGGAGGCAGCGCCGCACGCGGCCTCCCGTGA
- a CDS encoding cyanate transporter translates to MSTEETLRNRLPMLAVVVVVGLNLRPFLTAVGPLAADISAQTGLAYQDMALLTLVPMLLMGALAFLGPAIQRRFGARRAVIAALIVLASGSLLRYFAWDGRVLILTAVLCGLGVAVVQALFPGIIKLHFPDRVTFVTGLYSSMLMGGGAVGAQVAPLVAKATADWRLGLAWLAIPAIIAVLMAARFLPRANGQGASAPAMAFLRRPRTWLLMLSFGLVNGGYSTVVAWLAAFYQGHGWSAAASGSLLAIVALGQAASALLMPILASRNLDRRGWIWLTLAMQLIGFAGLAFLPYTAPVIWALVVGAGLGGCFALTMVVALDHLPNPAQAGALSALMQGGGFLLAALPPWIVATLHEATGGFIAGWILHIGCVLVVSLLVLRLNPAGYAKAMSLPNAQSNSLQNQAISSPASSR, encoded by the coding sequence ATGTCCACCGAAGAAACGTTGCGCAACCGCCTGCCCATGCTGGCGGTAGTGGTCGTCGTGGGGCTCAACCTGCGTCCCTTCCTCACCGCTGTGGGCCCGTTGGCCGCCGATATCAGCGCGCAAACTGGTCTCGCCTACCAGGATATGGCCCTGCTTACCCTCGTGCCCATGCTGCTCATGGGCGCGCTGGCTTTCCTGGGCCCAGCCATCCAGCGTCGCTTCGGCGCCCGCCGTGCCGTCATTGCCGCGCTCATCGTCCTCGCATCCGGTTCCCTGCTGCGCTATTTCGCCTGGGATGGCCGCGTGCTGATCCTCACGGCCGTTCTCTGCGGCCTCGGCGTCGCCGTGGTACAGGCGCTCTTTCCCGGCATCATTAAGCTGCACTTTCCGGATCGCGTCACCTTCGTCACCGGCCTTTATTCCTCGATGCTCATGGGCGGCGGCGCGGTCGGCGCACAGGTCGCCCCGCTCGTCGCCAAGGCCACTGCCGATTGGCGCCTCGGTCTTGCCTGGCTCGCCATTCCCGCAATCATCGCTGTCCTCATGGCCGCCCGCTTCCTGCCACGCGCGAACGGGCAGGGCGCCTCGGCCCCCGCAATGGCATTCCTGCGTCGTCCGCGCACCTGGCTGCTCATGCTGAGCTTCGGCCTCGTCAATGGCGGCTATTCCACCGTCGTCGCCTGGCTCGCTGCCTTCTATCAGGGTCACGGCTGGTCGGCCGCTGCCAGCGGCAGCCTGCTCGCCATCGTGGCTCTCGGCCAGGCCGCCTCCGCGCTCCTCATGCCCATCCTCGCCTCGCGCAACCTCGATCGTCGTGGCTGGATCTGGCTCACCCTCGCCATGCAGCTTATCGGCTTCGCCGGCCTCGCCTTCCTGCCCTATACCGCGCCCGTCATCTGGGCCCTGGTCGTCGGCGCAGGCCTCGGCGGCTGTTTCGCGCTCACCATGGTGGTCGCGCTCGATCACCTGCCCAACCCGGCCCAGGCCGGCGCGCTCTCCGCCCTCATGCAGGGCGGCGGCTTCCTTCTCGCTGCGCTTCCGCCGTGGATCGTCGCCACGCTTCACGAGGCGACCGGCGGATTCATCGCCGGCTGGATTCTCCATATCGGCTGCGTACTCGTCGTCTCGCTTCTCGTACTCCGGCTAAATCCGGCGGGCTATGCCAAGGCCATGAGCCTCCCCAATGCACAGTCCAACTCACTGCAAAACCAGGCAATTTCGTCCCCGGCCTCCTCGCGCTGA
- a CDS encoding nucleoside deaminase, with protein MQHYLRQAIELAFANLERGGRPFGAVVVRDGEVISTGVNDVVESHDPTAHAELLAIRAASQILGSPSLAGCSVYASGHPCPMCLAAMRLAGVESVSFAYSNEDGEPFGLSTAAVYADLAKPFAEQSMKITHDPVRLDTRPALYAEWARRQGTKG; from the coding sequence ATGCAGCACTATCTCCGCCAGGCCATCGAACTGGCCTTCGCCAATCTCGAACGCGGCGGTCGCCCCTTTGGCGCGGTCGTCGTCCGTGATGGCGAGGTTATCTCTACCGGCGTCAACGATGTCGTCGAAAGCCACGATCCGACCGCCCATGCCGAACTCCTGGCCATCCGCGCCGCCAGCCAAATCCTGGGCTCGCCCAGCCTTGCCGGCTGTTCGGTCTATGCCAGCGGCCACCCGTGCCCGATGTGCCTTGCCGCCATGCGCCTGGCCGGCGTCGAAAGCGTCTCCTTCGCCTATTCCAACGAGGATGGCGAACCCTTCGGCCTATCGACCGCCGCGGTCTATGCCGACCTCGCAAAGCCTTTCGCCGAGCAGTCGATGAAGATCACGCACGATCCGGTGCGCCTCGACACGCGTCCCGCGCTTTATGCCGAATGGGCTCGTCGCCAGGGCACCAAGGGCTGA
- a CDS encoding ankyrin repeat domain-containing protein, producing MNEKLLSAAAGNDVATINALLATGVEIDARNAAGETALLVATHANNVEAARALIDAGADVNAKDRINDSPYLYAGARGHLEILKMTLTHGADLRSINRYGGTALIPASERGHVETVRTLIEAGVDVDHVNNLNWTALLEAIILGDGGPRHVAIVKLLLDAGADVNLADGDGVTPLENAQRRGFSEIANVLLAAGAH from the coding sequence ATGAACGAAAAGCTGCTGTCGGCTGCTGCCGGCAATGATGTTGCGACCATCAATGCGCTCCTCGCCACCGGCGTCGAGATCGACGCACGCAATGCAGCGGGCGAAACCGCGCTGCTCGTCGCGACCCATGCCAACAATGTCGAAGCCGCCCGCGCGCTCATCGATGCCGGTGCGGACGTCAACGCCAAGGATCGCATCAACGACAGTCCCTATCTCTATGCGGGCGCCCGCGGCCATCTCGAAATCCTCAAGATGACGCTCACTCACGGCGCCGACCTGCGCAGCATCAATCGCTATGGCGGCACCGCGTTGATCCCGGCTTCCGAGCGCGGCCATGTCGAAACCGTGCGCACCCTCATCGAGGCGGGCGTCGATGTCGACCACGTCAACAATCTCAATTGGACCGCCCTGCTCGAGGCGATCATCCTCGGCGACGGTGGTCCGCGTCACGTGGCCATCGTCAAGCTCCTCCTCGATGCCGGCGCCGATGTGAACCTCGCCGATGGCGATGGCGTTACCCCGCTGGAAAATGCCCAGCGTCGCGGCTTCTCCGAGATCGCCAACGTTCTCCTCGCCGCCGGCGCGCACTGA
- a CDS encoding MFS transporter has protein sequence MLFAFRRNELSPPGVGLPRRERTIAVTAILINVAMANLDSAIANTALPTIARDLQTTDAQSIWVVSAYQIAMVATLLPAAALGEVIGLRRVSMVALVLFTIASLVCGMAPTFQWLVAGRVLQGMSAAGILGLSVAMMRSIYPRELMGAGMGLNALVVGMSFAAGPTAASIILSFASWHWLFLINVPLGILGIVMGLHSLPPTIRGGWRFDRLAALLCGVGLATTIFTLNAVTRGASWPLTIAGAVIAVAAILALLRRQMGSPAPILPVDLLRRPVIALSAISSYLTLNTQALAFISLPFMFQAVLGYSQVETGFLITPWPVFVALTAPFAGRWSDKLPGSLIGSCGLVILAIAMALLATLPAQPSALDIVWRMALCGVGFGLFQSPTMRIVIMASPAERSGGAGGVSSIVGNLGQATGAALVAGLFNLFGSQGAIMALWIGSAFALIASGVSLMRLRHSLAGFFAAEVFRE, from the coding sequence ATGTTGTTCGCATTCCGCCGCAATGAGCTCTCGCCCCCAGGCGTAGGGCTGCCGCGACGCGAGCGCACCATCGCGGTCACCGCCATTCTCATCAACGTGGCCATGGCCAATCTCGATTCCGCCATCGCCAACACGGCTTTGCCCACCATCGCCCGCGATCTCCAGACCACCGATGCCCAGTCGATCTGGGTGGTGAGCGCTTACCAGATCGCCATGGTCGCCACGCTCCTCCCGGCCGCCGCGCTTGGCGAGGTCATCGGCCTGCGCCGCGTCTCGATGGTCGCGCTTGTCCTCTTCACCATCGCTTCGCTCGTCTGCGGCATGGCCCCGACCTTTCAATGGCTCGTCGCCGGCCGCGTGCTGCAGGGCATGAGTGCCGCCGGCATTCTCGGCCTCAGCGTCGCCATGATGCGCTCCATTTATCCGCGCGAGCTGATGGGCGCCGGCATGGGGCTCAATGCCCTCGTCGTCGGCATGTCCTTTGCCGCCGGCCCGACCGCCGCCTCCATCATCCTCAGTTTCGCCAGTTGGCACTGGCTGTTCCTCATCAACGTGCCGCTGGGCATCCTTGGCATCGTCATGGGCCTGCACTCGCTGCCGCCCACCATTCGCGGCGGCTGGCGCTTCGACCGGCTGGCGGCGCTCCTCTGCGGCGTTGGCCTCGCCACGACCATCTTCACCCTCAATGCCGTCACCCGCGGCGCGTCCTGGCCGCTCACCATTGCCGGCGCCGTCATCGCGGTGGCTGCCATCCTGGCTCTGCTGCGCCGCCAGATGGGCAGCCCCGCGCCGATCCTGCCGGTCGATCTTCTCCGTCGCCCGGTCATCGCGCTTTCGGCCATCTCGTCCTACCTCACGCTCAACACCCAGGCGCTGGCCTTCATTTCGCTGCCCTTCATGTTCCAGGCCGTGCTCGGCTATTCCCAGGTCGAAACCGGCTTTCTCATCACGCCCTGGCCGGTCTTCGTCGCGCTCACCGCGCCCTTTGCCGGGCGCTGGTCCGATAAGCTCCCCGGCTCGCTCATCGGCAGCTGCGGCCTTGTCATTCTCGCCATCGCCATGGCGCTGCTCGCCACGCTGCCGGCCCAGCCGTCCGCGCTCGATATCGTCTGGCGCATGGCGCTGTGCGGCGTCGGCTTCGGTCTCTTCCAGTCGCCGACCATGCGCATCGTCATCATGGCCTCGCCCGCCGAGCGCAGCGGCGGGGCAGGGGGTGTTTCCAGCATCGTGGGCAATCTTGGCCAGGCCACCGGCGCCGCCCTTGTCGCGGGCCTCTTCAACCTGTTCGGCTCGCAGGGAGCCATCATGGCCTTGTGGATCGGCTCGGCCTTTGCGCTCATCGCCAGCGGCGTCAGCCTCATGCGCCTGCGCCACAGCCTCGCCGGCTTCTTCGCCGCCGAAGTTTTCCGCGAATGA